A stretch of Alkaliphilus flagellatus DNA encodes these proteins:
- the ftsZ gene encoding cell division protein FtsZ codes for MLEFDMNMEPFANIKVIGVGGGGNNAVNRMIESGLKGVEFISVNTDKQALFTSKAEHKLQVGEKLTRGLGAGANPEIGKKAAEESREDIAQLLQGADMVFITSGMGGGTGTGAAPVVAEIAKELGILTVGVVTKPFTFEGRRRMIHAEQGIQELKTRVDTLVTIPNDRLLQVIEKKTTMLEAFRIADNILKQGVQGISDLIAVPGLVNLDFADVKTIMLEQGLAHMGIGNASGENRAAEAAKQAIQSPLLETSITGAKGVLLNITGGSNLGLFEVNEAAELVAQAADQDANIIFGAVIDEDLKDEIRITVIATGFEKDMVKMIDTQEQNIIRRPEIKEVAATTEQDVKSDRNEDLDIPIFLRRKR; via the coding sequence GTGTTGGAATTTGATATGAATATGGAGCCATTCGCTAATATTAAAGTAATTGGTGTTGGCGGTGGAGGTAATAATGCTGTAAATCGTATGATTGAGTCAGGTCTAAAGGGAGTGGAGTTTATTTCTGTAAATACAGATAAACAGGCTTTATTCACTTCTAAAGCTGAACATAAATTGCAAGTTGGTGAAAAGCTTACGAGGGGTTTAGGTGCTGGTGCGAATCCTGAAATTGGGAAGAAAGCAGCAGAGGAAAGTAGGGAAGATATAGCCCAATTACTACAAGGAGCAGATATGGTATTTATCACTTCTGGTATGGGTGGAGGTACAGGTACAGGTGCTGCACCTGTTGTTGCGGAAATTGCTAAGGAACTAGGTATACTTACTGTTGGGGTAGTAACAAAACCCTTTACTTTTGAAGGTAGAAGAAGAATGATCCATGCAGAGCAGGGTATACAGGAATTAAAAACTCGTGTGGATACTTTAGTTACTATTCCTAATGATAGACTACTTCAAGTAATTGAAAAGAAAACAACTATGCTAGAGGCTTTTAGAATAGCAGATAATATATTAAAGCAAGGCGTTCAAGGTATTTCAGATTTAATTGCTGTACCAGGACTTGTTAATCTTGACTTTGCTGACGTAAAGACAATTATGTTGGAACAAGGTCTAGCTCATATGGGTATAGGTAATGCAAGTGGCGAAAACCGTGCTGCTGAGGCTGCAAAGCAAGCAATTCAAAGTCCATTACTAGAAACATCAATTACAGGTGCAAAGGGAGTTCTATTAAATATTACAGGCGGATCTAACTTAGGATTATTCGAAGTGAATGAGGCTGCCGAATTAGTGGCACAAGCTGCAGATCAGGATGCAAATATTATTTTCGGTGCAGTAATTGATGAAGATTTAAAAGATGAAATTAGAATTACAGTAATAGCTACTGGTTTTGAAAAAGATATGGTAAAAATGATAGATACTCAAGAACAGAATATCATTAGAAGACCTGAAATAAAAGAAGTCGCTGCTACAACTGAACAAGATGTGAAAAGTGATAGAAATGAAGATCTTGATATACCTATTTTTCTCAGGAGAAAAAGATAA
- a CDS encoding DUF881 domain-containing protein translates to MKIQLNKIIIIILLCTILGFFIAIQVKNVQGDYSFVSLKTITDLQNMVKREQEEVSNMKELIASNKSKLIEYENAIREGGSIKDVLKKENEQLKTISGFVDLEGPGIIIKLSDSERELYEWENPNDVIVHDADVLNIINDLKIAGAEALSINGQRIMSISEIQCAGYTITINNHTYGQPFIIKAIGNQDTLGAAVKSPDSNAFILKEVYGLGLEVETDEHVRIAKYNNSIVWKYLTPKEGE, encoded by the coding sequence ATGAAAATACAGTTAAATAAAATAATAATAATAATTCTTTTATGCACTATTCTTGGTTTTTTTATAGCTATTCAAGTGAAGAACGTACAAGGTGATTATAGCTTTGTAAGCTTAAAAACGATAACAGACCTTCAAAATATGGTGAAAAGAGAACAGGAAGAAGTCTCAAATATGAAAGAACTCATAGCTTCTAATAAAAGTAAACTTATTGAATATGAAAATGCTATTCGAGAAGGCGGAAGTATTAAAGATGTTTTGAAAAAAGAAAATGAACAACTCAAAACCATAAGTGGATTTGTGGACTTAGAAGGTCCTGGAATTATTATTAAGCTTAGTGATAGTGAGAGAGAATTGTACGAGTGGGAAAATCCAAATGATGTTATTGTACATGATGCAGATGTACTCAATATTATAAATGACTTAAAAATAGCAGGAGCAGAAGCACTGTCTATTAATGGACAAAGAATAATGAGTATATCAGAAATTCAATGTGCAGGATATACTATTACTATAAATAATCATACCTATGGACAACCATTTATTATAAAAGCTATAGGCAATCAAGATACTTTAGGTGCAGCAGTTAAATCACCAGATTCTAATGCTTTTATTTTAAAAGAGGTATATGGACTAGGACTAGAAGTAGAAACTGATGAGCATGTAAGAATTGCCAAATATAATAATAGTATTGTTTGGAAATACCTAACGCCGAAGGAAGGTGAATAA
- a CDS encoding small basic family protein — MIFAILGLMLGVFLGLKLDITYPAKYALYISVAILASLDSVFGAIRSMLENKFNTEIFVSGFFGNAILAGFLAYIGDRLGVPLYYAAIFAFGGRLFQNFAIIRRHLLDKIRFRSTAK; from the coding sequence ATGATTTTTGCTATATTAGGATTGATGTTAGGAGTCTTTTTAGGATTAAAGTTAGATATAACTTATCCGGCCAAATATGCTCTTTATATTTCTGTAGCTATTTTGGCTTCTCTAGATTCTGTTTTTGGTGCAATACGTTCCATGCTAGAAAATAAATTTAATACTGAAATATTTGTTTCAGGTTTTTTTGGTAATGCTATTCTGGCTGGATTTTTAGCATATATTGGAGACCGTTTAGGTGTACCTTTATACTATGCAGCAATTTTTGCATTTGGAGGAAGACTTTTCCAAAACTTTGCCATTATCCGTAGACATTTATTAGATAAAATTCGTTTTCGATCAACTGCGAAATAA